Proteins encoded in a region of the Sugiyamaella lignohabitans strain CBS 10342 chromosome B, complete sequence genome:
- the SAF1 gene encoding SCF ubiquitin ligase complex subunit SAF1 (F-Box protein involved in proteasome-dependent degradation of Aah1p; involved in proteasome-dependent degradation of Aah1p during entry of cells into quiescence; interacts with Skp1; GO_component: GO:0019005 - SCF ubiquitin ligase complex [Evidence IDA] [PMID 11283612]; GO_component: GO:0019005 - SCF ubiquitin ligase complex [Evidence IMP,IPI,ISS] [PMID 17517885]; GO_component: GO:0019005 - SCF ubiquitin ligase complex [Evidence IDA] [PMID 19882662]; GO_function: GO:0004842 - ubiquitin-protein transferase activity [Evidence IMP,ISS] [PMID 17517885]; GO_process: GO:0031146 - SCF-dependent proteasomal ubiquitin-dependent protein catabolic process [Evidence IMP] [PMID 16677311]; GO_process: GO:0031146 - SCF-dependent proteasomal ubiquitin-dependent protein catabolic process [Evidence IMP,ISS] [PMID 17517885]; GO_process: GO:0016567 - protein ubiquitination [Evidence IEA]), whose protein sequence is MVWGETTGYRIAHHDSDLPEEMAINNYPRTSGISRPFKVGPITRYDSGIPQGGDSDPIRKIYMGGRIEGALRLATSHLKVQGLPQPGRGRTTYIRPQIVGPRIVSTPIPHRVPIAIAAREPSLDKDDMEVDPQVLQASFGRYIILAIDRDNRLLIGSIPPTGPVTYRSKLLPDAMSGTILRVVAGWGSFCALTIANRGLILFEDDGSSGGFIEKWHVISGPDNKQVVDFVVGEDFVVYLDSAGELFAVDLKVLPYLSTIQLTNIQDTFHKLTSKITNLDILSNPPRIVRVNGWFRRFVAYDDYGHVVIAERTNSDISDRSKSQFEPTVYEGLQNNSCTAVAFGDHHIMALVGGKIMVWGAESKGCGCFGLGNSDQVLQLEGSSRDRGGLHLKNPTVVPTDGLVVAIAAGGWQSSALIVDGPPPV, encoded by the coding sequence ATGGTATGGGGGGAGACAACTGGCTACAGAATAGCACATCATGACAGTGACCTCCCTGAAGAAATGGCGATTAATAATTACCCTCGTACAAGTGGAATATCTAGGCCATTCAAAGTTGGTCCAATTACAAGATATGACTCTGGTATTCCGCAAGGTGGTGACTCTGACCCTATCAGAAAGATATATATGGGTGGTCGCATTGAGGGTGCACTTCGTCTAGCAACTTCACATCTTAAAGTTCAAGGTTTACCACAACCTGGTCGTGGACGTACGACTTATATTCGTCCGCAGATTGTTGGACCACGTATTGTATCTACCCCCATACCACACCGTGTTCCGATTGCCATTGCCGCTAGGGAACCTTCATTAGATAAAGATGATATGGAAGTTGACCCGCAAGTACTTCAAGCATCATTTGGAAGATATATCATCCTAGCAATTGACAGGGATAATCGTTTATTAATAGGATCAATTCCGCCTACTGGTCCGGTGACATACAGATCCAAGCTTCTTCCTGATGCAATGAGTGGCACGATATTAAGAGTTGTTGCGGGTTGGGGATCATTCTGTGCCTTAACTATAGCCAATAGAGGcttaatattatttgagGATGATGGCAGCAGTGGCGGCTTTATCGAAAAGTGGCATGTAATATCTGGGCCCGACAATAAACaggttgttgattttgtaGTGGGAGAAGACTTTGTGGTTTATCTGGATTCTGCGGGGGAACTTTTTGCAGTCGACCTGAAAGTATTGCCCTATTTATCAACTATTCAATTGACTAACATCCAAGATACATTTCATAAATTGACTAGCAAGATCACAAACCTTGACATTCTATCCAACCCTCCACGTATAGTACGCGTCAACGGATGGTTCCGTAGGTTCGTGGCTTACGACGACTATGGGCACGTCGTGATCGCCGAAAGGACGAATTCTGATATTAGCGACAGGTCCAAATCACAGTTTGAACCCACCGTCTATGAGGGATTACAGAATAACTCATGCACAGCTGTTGCTTTTGGAGACCATCACATAATGGCATTAGTTGGCGGTAAAATCATGGTTTGGGGAGCAGAATCCAAGGGATGCGGATGTTTTGGACTTGGCAACAGCGACCAGGTCCTGCAATTAGAAGGAAGTTCCCGTGATCGTGGCGGCCTCCATCTCAAAAATCCCACAGTAGTACCTACCGATGGGCTTGTAGTAGCAATTGCAGCCGGAGGCTGGCAGTCTTCAGCTTTGATTGTAGACGGTCCACCACCGGTCTAG
- the SEC5 gene encoding Sec5p (Essential 107kDa subunit of the exocyst complex; the exocyst mediates polarized targeting and tethering of post-Golgi secretory vesicles to active sites of exocytosis at the plasma membrane prior to SNARE-mediated fusion; involved in assembly of the exocyst complex; required with Sec3p for ER inheritance where it promotes anchoring of the cortical ER at the bud tip; GO_component: GO:0005935 - cellular bud neck [Evidence IDA] [PMID 11595741]; GO_component: GO:0005934 - cellular bud tip [Evidence IDA] [PMID 11595741]; GO_component: GO:0005934 - cellular bud tip [Evidence IDA] [PMID 17717527]; GO_component: GO:0000145 - exocyst [Evidence IDA] [PMID 8978675]; GO_component: GO:0000131 - incipient cellular bud site [Evidence IDA] [PMID 11595741]; GO_component: GO:0043332 - mating projection tip [Evidence IDA] [PMID 19053807]; GO_component: GO:0005628 - prospore membrane [Evidence IDA] [PMID 24390141]; GO_function: GO:0003674 - molecular_function [Evidence ND]; GO_process: GO:0006893 - Golgi to plasma membrane transport [Evidence IGI,IMP] [PMID 7026045]; GO_process: GO:0048309 - endoplasmic reticulum inheritance [Evidence IMP] [PMID 15583030]; GO_process: GO:0001927 - exocyst assembly [Evidence IMP] [PMID 15583030]; GO_process: GO:0006887 - exocytosis [Evidence IEA]; GO_process: GO:0006887 - exocytosis [Evidence IGI] [PMID 15583030]; GO_process: GO:0006887 - exocytosis [Evidence IMP] [PMID 6996832]; GO_process: GO:0015031 - protein transport [Evidence IEA]; GO_process: GO:0006810 - transport [Evidence IEA]; GO_process: GO:0090522 - vesicle tethering involved in exocytosis [Evidence IC] [PMID 8978675]), with translation MDKAKIFHTYGIVDENAQVWTEEFSSSSQLGLIDKNGDKEGTGISQQSDVHGDLSKYALLRELVSSVNGSSAYSSLQNDEADPLGYRSSVLSALREHGIDVDTDPSVRGKYLISSTKFSSTDFLRDVHSDTTYSKLVSSLSYLEGSISQRSEALRNLVEREYIQFVRSKALLESVLQQVDNTGFNAEKGWGVDSIRANIDDANAKATLVMKPVVDYQKKEERLTAALKLIDKNKYLFNLPSTILKHIKDKNHDLLIRDYRRGRDIKNTTVDITSYTPDYIVQNKKIIDRIWDEVEIIVEQYKQDTWKKLSGGGTLDVGGADPNSNYMQLIAKLLDIGVEDNPILEWIEQQIQILKDQTIDKFEKLKLRSNLMRMNVQTAQPPDEVNFIHPLKELTAFYGSAYHEILIDGNTTSLISPTSSTGSIPSSATGTGSSAFLANPSGLIDAMEIVEMWINIRTIVEDIAAIAAKVCVFWQSCNGFLTGQKQLNLPTGYQGESETHLRFSNYEVNEIKKSGKSLVELFSDRTLEYFTTRVTSNAAGPTGATGTSGLITSGSSLSIAGGVQNRLSGHLASNSSGSSLGQGGQEQFLFSPPFANALSSSKYLGQIISSLYSGFRELSLAHVQQNNAEKLRSVLTTVRERSVYSVCNSWQEDCKKFSLIEDWTRAPRNDSLTKFPQYFQTYHYAVLSGIKRIVFFSPENESSELVAPPPNKLLKQILNEFANAMQTSISSIMTALSKSLDAMSASKRFSNGSNLTSVPLADLMDPSVIDQLSPQELTPDLKVLLVLSNLVEIRENILPRLFKYFERSFMTSSKEVSASLRSRTDEMETNLFELYTRQKRSTLSDAVREGILLSGINWLTADDSSTISKYVYECLLVLVSVHARVHYVSQNLAKRVITVLFEHLLKALLTYFRQVEKFGKGGALRALKDVRFIRYVMKSYETTDSSKTLQLIYGTLKDATIDRTVWNGDGVFQAVQPTVDAALKSSEVSTGYIYKNCKLGY, from the coding sequence ATGGATAAAGCCAAAATCTTCCATACTTACGGAATTGTTGACGAGAATGCTCAGGTGTGGACAGAGGAGTTTAGCTCATCTTCGCAATTGGGTCTGATTGATAAGAATGGTGATAAAGAGGGCACTGGTATATCTCAACAATCTGACGTACATGGAGACCTGTCAAAGTATGCCTTGCTACGTGAACTAGTTAGTTCTGTCAATGGCTCGAGCGCTTATTCCTCGCTACAAAATGATGAAGCAGATCCACTTGGCTATCGGTCGTCAGTTTTATCAGCTCTCCGTGAACATGGCATCGATGTAGATACCGACCCTTCCGTTAGGGGTAAATATCTTATATCGTCCACCAAGTTCTCATCAACCGATTTCCTTCGTGATGTGCATTCCGATACTACATACTCGAAACTTGTGAGTTCATTATCATACCTGGAAGGTTCAATTAGCCAAAGGTCTGAAGCATTGCGAAATTTGGTGGAACGGGAATACATCCAGTTCGTTCGATCCAAAGCATTGCTAGAGTCGGTTCTGCAACAGGTCGATAACACTGGTTTCAACGCGGAAAAGGGATGGGGTGTCGATAGCATTCGTGCAAATATTGATGATGCAAATGCTAAGGCCACTTTGGTCATGAAACCTGTGGTGGATTACCAGAAAAAGGAGGAGAGACTTACAGCGGCTCTTAAACTTATAGACAAGAACAAATACTTATTCAATCTTCCTTCAACAATACTTAAGCATATCAAAGATAAGAATCACGACCTCCTAATTCGTGACTATAGGCGAGGACGTGATATCAAAAACACTACTGTCGATATTACCTCGTATACCCCAGACTATATCGTTCAGAACAAGAAGATTATTGACAGAATTTGGGACGAAGTTGAGATTATTGTTGAGCAATATAAACAGGATACCTGGAAAAAACTGTCAGGTGGTGGTACGCTGGACGTTGGTGGGGCAGATCCAAATTCAAACTACATGCAACTTATTGCGAAATTACTGGATATCGGTGTTGAAGACAATCCTATATTAGAGTGGATTGAacaacaaatccaaattTTGAAGGATCAAACTATTGATAAATTTGAAAAGCTGAAATTGCGTTCTAACctgatgagaatgaatgTTCAAACGGCACAGCCTCCTGACGAAGTCAATTTTATCCATCCTCTAAAAGAGCTTACTGCATTCTATGGGTCAGCATATCACGAGATTCTTATTGATGGTAATACCACTTCTTTGATTTCGCCCACTTCTAGTACTGGATCCATACCCAGTAGTGCTACTGGTACAGGAAGCAGCGCATTTCTCGCTAATCCAAGTGGCTTGATTGATGCTATGGAGATCGTTGAAATGTGGATAAATATTCGCACGATTGTAGAAGATATTGCAGCTATTGCTGCCAAGGTTTGCGTTTTCTGGCAGAGCTGTAATGGATTTCTGACCGGTCAAAAGCAACTGAACTTACCAACTGGATATCAGGGAGAATCAGAGACACACCTTAGATTCTCGAATTATGAAGTTAATGAGATTAAAAAGTCGGGTAAGAGTTTGGTAGAACTGTTCTCTGACAGAACCTTGGAGTACTTTACTACCCGTGTGACAAGCAATGCCGCAGGACCAACAGGAGCCACTGGTACATCTGGCCTTATCACGAGTGGTAGCAGTTTGTCTATCGCAGGTGGTGTCCAAAACAGACTGTCTGGACATCTCGCTTCAAATTCCAGCGGCTCGTCTCTGGGACAAGGCGGCCAGGAACAGTTTTTGTTCAGCCCTCCCTTTGCGAATGCACTCAGCTCATCTAAGTATCTGGGTCAGATAATCTCTTCTCTGTATTCAGGATTTCGAGAGTTAAGCCTTGCTCACGTTCAGCAAAATAATGCCGAAAAGCTTAGAAGTGTCCTCACTACTGTAAGAGAGCGGTCAGTATACTCGGTGTGCAATTCCTGGCAAGAAGATTGTAAGAAGTTCTCATTGATCGAAGACTGGACACGAGCCCCGCGTAACGACTCACTCACGAAGTTCCCGcaatattttcaaactTATCACTATGCTGTTTTGTCAGGCATCAAGCGAATCGTATTTTTCAGTCCCGAAAATGAGTCTAGTGAACTCGTTGCGCCGCCTCCGAATAAACTACTGAAACAGATTTTGAACGAATTTGCTAATGCCATGCAGACTAGTATCAGCAGTATAATGACCGCGCTATCAAAATCTCTTGATGCAATGAGTGCCAGTAAGCGGTTTTCCAATGGCTCTAACCTTACTTCAGTACCGCTAGCAGATCTGATGGACCCAAGTGTCATTGACCAATTATCACCACAAGAATTGACCCCAGATTTGAAAGTGCTGCTAGTGCTAAGTAATCTCGTAGAGATCAGAGAAAATATTCTGCCTCGGCTCTTCAAATACTTTGAAAGGTCGTTTATGACGTCTTCGAAAGAGGTCAGTGCATCATTAAGAAGTAGAACTGATGAAATGGAAACCAATTTGTTTGAGCTTTACACACGACAGAAGCGCAGTACGTTGTCTGATGCTGTGAGAGAGGGCATTTTATTATCAGGCATTAATTGGTTAACGGCAGATGATTCTTCAACTATCAGCAAGTACGTATATGAATGTCTGTTGGTTCTCGTGTCTGTACATGCTAGAGTACACTATGTCTCGCAGAATCTCGCCAAGCGAGTCATTACTGTCTTATTCGAACATCTTCTCAAAGCTCTGCTTACGTATTTCAGACAAGTGGAAAAGTTTGGCAAAGGCGGTGCGTTGCGCGCATTGAAAGATGTTCGATTTATTCGGTATGTGATGAAATCTTATGAGACAACAGATTCGAGCAAGACTCTTCAGCTTATTTACGGCACACTTAAAGATGCTACTATAGATCGAACAGTATGGAACGGTGACGGAGTCTTTCAAGCTGTACAACCGACAGTTGACGCCGCTCTAAAAAGCTCTGAAGTAAGTACAggttatatttataagaaCTGCAAACTAGGGTACTAA